In Anguilla rostrata isolate EN2019 chromosome 1, ASM1855537v3, whole genome shotgun sequence, a genomic segment contains:
- the ganc gene encoding neutral alpha-glucosidase C isoform X5 codes for MGLWKETFKQFVDIKANGPSSVGLDFTLHGFSHVYGLPEHADTFQLKDTRDGEAYRLYNLDVFGYDIHSRLGLYGSVPLLLAHKPKRSIGVFWLNASETLLDIRTSGDGPPATGEGASPPPVKKRRVSAHTDLHWMSESGVIDTFILLGPSPSQAFCQYAELTGYQAMPPLFSLGYHQCRWNYVDEADVEEVDAGFDLHSIPYDVIWLDIEHTDGKRYFTWDPKRFPDPVSLQHHLEERNRKLVVISDPHFKMDALWPLYCEARQGGHFVKDRTGELYQGSCWPGDSCYVDFSNPKTRAWYSSLFALDKYKGSTQFLFVWNDMNEPSVFNGPEQTMPKDAVHAGGWEHRELHNLYGFYQHLATVEGLLARSGGTERPFVLSRSFFAGSQRLGAVWTGDNLATWEYLKISIPMLLSLSITGVAFCGADVGGFFQDPEPELLVRWYQAGALQPFFRGHSAIQTKRREPWLFGDAVTAAIRSAVQQRYRLLPYWYTLFYHAHTTARPPLRPLWVEFPREQCTFAVEHQYMIGSALLACPVTDPGATEVKVLLPGTGESWYDVSTAQVFRGGRTVSFPVTLDTVPLFQHGGAVVSRRTESGSCTADLQKLPFTLTVALDLQGCAEGDLYLDDGYSFNFRDRKQFALRRFSLERGRLLNRCADDRGKYDAECSVQSVRFLGVKKKPSAVTAQISGLLKDCTEVQYQAASNMLTVGGLDLDVEKDWEIRIL; via the exons ATGGGATTGTGGAAGGAGACCTTTAAACAGTTTGTGGACATCAAGGCAAATG GTCCGAGCTCGGTTGGCCTGGACTTCACCCTCCACGGCTTCTCCCATGTGTACGGTCTCCCGGAGCACGCAGACACCTTCCAGCTGAAGGACACCAG AGATGGCGAAGCCTACCGCCTGTACAACCTGGACGTGTTTGGCTATGACATCCACAGCCGGTTGGGTCTGTACGGTTCGGTTCCGCTCCTTCTGGCCCACAAGCCCAAAAGAAGCATCGGGGTTTTCTGGCTCAACGCGTCCGAGACGCTGCTGGACATCCGGACCTCTGGGGACGGTCCCCCGGCCACAGGGGAG GGGGCCAGCCCACCTCCAGTGAAGAAGAGGAGGGTGTCTGCCCACACTGACCTGCACTGGATGTCAGAGAGTGGTGTGATTGACACCTTCATCTTGCTaggcccctccccatcccaggCCTTCTGTCAGTATGCAGAACTAACAG GATACCAGGCCATGCCCCCCTTGTTCTCCCTGGGTTACCACCAGTGCCGCTGGAACTACGTGGACGAAGCCGACGTGGAGGAAGTGGACGCTGGGTTTGACCTCCACTCCATCCCTTATGATGTCATCTGGCTGGACATCGAGCACACGGACGGGAAGCGCTACTTCACCTGGGACCCAAAGCGCTTCCCCGACCCCGTGAGCCTACAGCACCACCtagaggagagaaacagaaaa CTGGTGGTCATCAGCGACCCTCACTTCAAGATGGACGCCCTCTGGCCCCTGTACTGCGAGGCCAGgcagggcggccattttgtgaagGACAGAACGGGAGAGCTGTACCAGGGGTCCTGCTGGCCAG gTGATTCCTGTTATGTGGACTTTAGCAATCCTAAGACCCGGGCATGGTATTCCAGCCTGTTTGCTCTGGATAAGTACAAG GGCTCCACGcaatttctgtttgtgtggaaCGACATGAACGAGCCGTCCGTGTTCAACGGGCCCGAGCAGACCATGCCCAAAGacgcagtgcatgctgggggCTGGGAGCACCGGGAGTTGCACAACCTGTACGGATTCTATCAG CACTTGGCCACAGTGGAGGGTCTGCTGGCTCGGTCTGGGGGCACGGAGAGGCCCTTTGTCCTGTCACGCTCCTTCTTCGCCGGGTCCCAGAGGCTGG gtGCGGTGTGGACGGGCGACAATCTGGCAACCTGGGAGTACCTGAAGATTTCCATCCCCATGCTCCTGTCCCTGAGCATCACGGGCGTGGCCTTCTGTGGAG cGGACGTGGGCGGGTTCTTCCAGGACCCGGAGCCGGAGCTGCTGGTGCGCTGGTACCAGGCGGGGGCGCTGCAGCCCTTCTTCCGCGGCCACTCCGCCATACAGACCAAGCGGCGGGAGCCCTGGCTGTTCGGGGACGCCGTCACCGCGGCGATACGCTCTGCCGTCCAGCAGCGGTACCGCCTGCTGCCCTACTGGTACACGCTGTTCTACCACGCCCACACCACGGCTCGGCCCCCGCTCag GCCGCTGTGGGTGGAGTTCCCCAGGGAGCAGTGCACCTTTGCCGTGGAGCACCAGTACATGATAG GAAGTGCTTTGCTGGCATGTCCAGTGACTGACCCTGGAGCCACAGAGGTCAAGGTTTTACTTCCGGGAACTGGTGAG agcTGGTATGATGTGAGCACTGCTCAGGTCTTCAGAGGTGGCAGGACTGTGAGCTTCCCTGTGACTCTGGACACT GTCCCCCTGTTTCAGCATGGGGGCGCGGTGGTCAGCCGGAGGACGGAGTCTGGATCCTGCACAGCCGACCTGCAGAAGCTCCCCTTCACTCTCACTGTCGCCCTGGA CTTGCAGGGCTGCGCAGAGGGGGACCTGTACCTGGATGACGGATACTCCTTCAACTTCCGGGACAGGAAGCAGTTTGCTCTGCGCCGTTTTTCCCTGGAGCGGGGTCGTCTGCTGAATCG CTGCGCAGACGACAGGGGGAAGTATGATGCAGAGTGCTCTGTGCAGTCCGTCCGCTTCCTGGGGGTGAAGAAGAAGCCGTCTGCAGTGACTGCGCAGATCTCAG GTCTCCTGAAGGATTGCACTGAGGTCCAGTACCAAGCAGCGAGCAACATGCTGACAGTGGGGGGCCTGGATCTGGATGTAGAAAAGGACTGGGAAATTAGGATCCTCTAG
- the ganc gene encoding neutral alpha-glucosidase C isoform X2 yields the protein MAEEALANTVNSVVPGDEGKAKFKKCDQIAFYSCPALQWDASAATVSLPKSGRFLISHRPMVLSLEEGSAPSLLRQKQGNVTQYLPLLDTLVITEKGAQLELQDPDAQVKLLLQVCAINDGTVRVTIDELNPIRERYKVPDVLSGQPVCERLKVVGREKGSLTLGWGSGQYQFRVSDSPFLLEVLCEDEVTVTLNPNGRLYFETLQNPPKPGLSTEPNEDGDHMGLWKETFKQFVDIKANGPSSVGLDFTLHGFSHVYGLPEHADTFQLKDTRDGEAYRLYNLDVFGYDIHSRLGLYGSVPLLLAHKPKRSIGVFWLNASETLLDIRTSGDGPPATGEGASPPPVKKRRVSAHTDLHWMSESGVIDTFILLGPSPSQAFCQYAELTGYQAMPPLFSLGYHQCRWNYVDEADVEEVDAGFDLHSIPYDVIWLDIEHTDGKRYFTWDPKRFPDPVSLQHHLEERNRKLVVISDPHFKMDALWPLYCEARQGGHFVKDRTGELYQGSCWPGDSCYVDFSNPKTRAWYSSLFALDKYKGSTQFLFVWNDMNEPSVFNGPEQTMPKDAVHAGGWEHRELHNLYGFYQHLATVEGLLARSGGTERPFVLSRSFFAGSQRLGAVWTGDNLATWEYLKISIPMLLSLSITGVAFCGADVGGFFQDPEPELLVRWYQAGALQPFFRGHSAIQTKRREPWLFGDAVTAAIRSAVQQRYRLLPYWYTLFYHAHTTARPPLRPLWVEFPREQCTFAVEHQYMIGSALLACPVTDPGATEVKVLLPGTGESWYDVSTAQVFRGGRTVSFPVTLDTVPLFQHGGAVVSRRTESGSCTADLQKLPFTLTVALDLQGCAEGDLYLDDGYSFNFRDRKQFALRRFSLERGRLLNRCADDRGKYDAECSVQSVRFLGVKKKPSAVTAQISGLLKDCTEVQYQAASNMLTVGGLDLDVEKDWEIRIL from the exons ATGGCAGAGGAGGCACTTGCGAATACTGTTAACAG CGTGGTCCCAGGTGATGAAGGGAAAGCGAAGTTTAAGAAATGTGACCAGATTGCGTTTTACAG CTGCCCAGCATTACAGTGGGATGCATCTGCTGCCACAGTCTCGTTGCCAAAGTCTGGAAGATTTTTAATCTCGCACAGGCCCATGGTACTGAGCCTTGAAGAAGGAAGTGCACCCAGCTTGCT GCGGCAGAAGCAGGGAAATGTGACACAGTATCTTCCCCTGCTGGACACTTTGGtgataacagagaaaggggcgCAGCTCGAGCTTCAAGACCCAGACGCCCAG GTGAAACTGCTTCTCCAGGTGTGTGCCATCAATGATGGAACAGTTAGGGTTACTATTGATGAACTCAACCCAATTAGAGAACGCTACAAGGTTCCAGATGTTCTGAGTGGACAGCCTGTCTGTGAGCG GTTAAAAGTGGTCGGGAGGGAAAAGGGCTCCCTGACTCTGGGCTGGGGTTCGGGTCAGTACCAGTTCCGGGTCAGCGACAGTCCCTTTCTGCTGGAGGTGTTGTGTGAGGATGAGGTGACCGTCACACTCAACCCAAATGGTCGGCTGTACTTTGAGACACTCCAGAATCCACCCAAgccagg CCTGTCCACAGAGCCAAATGAG GACGGGGACCACATGGGATTGTGGAAGGAGACCTTTAAACAGTTTGTGGACATCAAGGCAAATG GTCCGAGCTCGGTTGGCCTGGACTTCACCCTCCACGGCTTCTCCCATGTGTACGGTCTCCCGGAGCACGCAGACACCTTCCAGCTGAAGGACACCAG AGATGGCGAAGCCTACCGCCTGTACAACCTGGACGTGTTTGGCTATGACATCCACAGCCGGTTGGGTCTGTACGGTTCGGTTCCGCTCCTTCTGGCCCACAAGCCCAAAAGAAGCATCGGGGTTTTCTGGCTCAACGCGTCCGAGACGCTGCTGGACATCCGGACCTCTGGGGACGGTCCCCCGGCCACAGGGGAG GGGGCCAGCCCACCTCCAGTGAAGAAGAGGAGGGTGTCTGCCCACACTGACCTGCACTGGATGTCAGAGAGTGGTGTGATTGACACCTTCATCTTGCTaggcccctccccatcccaggCCTTCTGTCAGTATGCAGAACTAACAG GATACCAGGCCATGCCCCCCTTGTTCTCCCTGGGTTACCACCAGTGCCGCTGGAACTACGTGGACGAAGCCGACGTGGAGGAAGTGGACGCTGGGTTTGACCTCCACTCCATCCCTTATGATGTCATCTGGCTGGACATCGAGCACACGGACGGGAAGCGCTACTTCACCTGGGACCCAAAGCGCTTCCCCGACCCCGTGAGCCTACAGCACCACCtagaggagagaaacagaaaa CTGGTGGTCATCAGCGACCCTCACTTCAAGATGGACGCCCTCTGGCCCCTGTACTGCGAGGCCAGgcagggcggccattttgtgaagGACAGAACGGGAGAGCTGTACCAGGGGTCCTGCTGGCCAG gTGATTCCTGTTATGTGGACTTTAGCAATCCTAAGACCCGGGCATGGTATTCCAGCCTGTTTGCTCTGGATAAGTACAAG GGCTCCACGcaatttctgtttgtgtggaaCGACATGAACGAGCCGTCCGTGTTCAACGGGCCCGAGCAGACCATGCCCAAAGacgcagtgcatgctgggggCTGGGAGCACCGGGAGTTGCACAACCTGTACGGATTCTATCAG CACTTGGCCACAGTGGAGGGTCTGCTGGCTCGGTCTGGGGGCACGGAGAGGCCCTTTGTCCTGTCACGCTCCTTCTTCGCCGGGTCCCAGAGGCTGG gtGCGGTGTGGACGGGCGACAATCTGGCAACCTGGGAGTACCTGAAGATTTCCATCCCCATGCTCCTGTCCCTGAGCATCACGGGCGTGGCCTTCTGTGGAG cGGACGTGGGCGGGTTCTTCCAGGACCCGGAGCCGGAGCTGCTGGTGCGCTGGTACCAGGCGGGGGCGCTGCAGCCCTTCTTCCGCGGCCACTCCGCCATACAGACCAAGCGGCGGGAGCCCTGGCTGTTCGGGGACGCCGTCACCGCGGCGATACGCTCTGCCGTCCAGCAGCGGTACCGCCTGCTGCCCTACTGGTACACGCTGTTCTACCACGCCCACACCACGGCTCGGCCCCCGCTCag GCCGCTGTGGGTGGAGTTCCCCAGGGAGCAGTGCACCTTTGCCGTGGAGCACCAGTACATGATAG GAAGTGCTTTGCTGGCATGTCCAGTGACTGACCCTGGAGCCACAGAGGTCAAGGTTTTACTTCCGGGAACTGGTGAG agcTGGTATGATGTGAGCACTGCTCAGGTCTTCAGAGGTGGCAGGACTGTGAGCTTCCCTGTGACTCTGGACACT GTCCCCCTGTTTCAGCATGGGGGCGCGGTGGTCAGCCGGAGGACGGAGTCTGGATCCTGCACAGCCGACCTGCAGAAGCTCCCCTTCACTCTCACTGTCGCCCTGGA CTTGCAGGGCTGCGCAGAGGGGGACCTGTACCTGGATGACGGATACTCCTTCAACTTCCGGGACAGGAAGCAGTTTGCTCTGCGCCGTTTTTCCCTGGAGCGGGGTCGTCTGCTGAATCG CTGCGCAGACGACAGGGGGAAGTATGATGCAGAGTGCTCTGTGCAGTCCGTCCGCTTCCTGGGGGTGAAGAAGAAGCCGTCTGCAGTGACTGCGCAGATCTCAG GTCTCCTGAAGGATTGCACTGAGGTCCAGTACCAAGCAGCGAGCAACATGCTGACAGTGGGGGGCCTGGATCTGGATGTAGAAAAGGACTGGGAAATTAGGATCCTCTAG
- the ganc gene encoding neutral alpha-glucosidase C isoform X1: MAEEALANTVNSVVPGDEGKAKFKKCDQIAFYSCPALQWDASAATVSLPKSGRFLISHRPMVLSLEEGSAPSLLRQKQGNVTQYLPLLDTLVITEKGAQLELQDPDAQVKLLLQVCAINDGTVRVTIDELNPIRERYKVPDVLSGQPVCERLKVVGREKGSLTLGWGSGQYQFRVSDSPFLLEVLCEDEVTVTLNPNGRLYFETLQNPPKPGLSTEPNEQDGDHMGLWKETFKQFVDIKANGPSSVGLDFTLHGFSHVYGLPEHADTFQLKDTRDGEAYRLYNLDVFGYDIHSRLGLYGSVPLLLAHKPKRSIGVFWLNASETLLDIRTSGDGPPATGEGASPPPVKKRRVSAHTDLHWMSESGVIDTFILLGPSPSQAFCQYAELTGYQAMPPLFSLGYHQCRWNYVDEADVEEVDAGFDLHSIPYDVIWLDIEHTDGKRYFTWDPKRFPDPVSLQHHLEERNRKLVVISDPHFKMDALWPLYCEARQGGHFVKDRTGELYQGSCWPGDSCYVDFSNPKTRAWYSSLFALDKYKGSTQFLFVWNDMNEPSVFNGPEQTMPKDAVHAGGWEHRELHNLYGFYQHLATVEGLLARSGGTERPFVLSRSFFAGSQRLGAVWTGDNLATWEYLKISIPMLLSLSITGVAFCGADVGGFFQDPEPELLVRWYQAGALQPFFRGHSAIQTKRREPWLFGDAVTAAIRSAVQQRYRLLPYWYTLFYHAHTTARPPLRPLWVEFPREQCTFAVEHQYMIGSALLACPVTDPGATEVKVLLPGTGESWYDVSTAQVFRGGRTVSFPVTLDTVPLFQHGGAVVSRRTESGSCTADLQKLPFTLTVALDLQGCAEGDLYLDDGYSFNFRDRKQFALRRFSLERGRLLNRCADDRGKYDAECSVQSVRFLGVKKKPSAVTAQISGLLKDCTEVQYQAASNMLTVGGLDLDVEKDWEIRIL, translated from the exons ATGGCAGAGGAGGCACTTGCGAATACTGTTAACAG CGTGGTCCCAGGTGATGAAGGGAAAGCGAAGTTTAAGAAATGTGACCAGATTGCGTTTTACAG CTGCCCAGCATTACAGTGGGATGCATCTGCTGCCACAGTCTCGTTGCCAAAGTCTGGAAGATTTTTAATCTCGCACAGGCCCATGGTACTGAGCCTTGAAGAAGGAAGTGCACCCAGCTTGCT GCGGCAGAAGCAGGGAAATGTGACACAGTATCTTCCCCTGCTGGACACTTTGGtgataacagagaaaggggcgCAGCTCGAGCTTCAAGACCCAGACGCCCAG GTGAAACTGCTTCTCCAGGTGTGTGCCATCAATGATGGAACAGTTAGGGTTACTATTGATGAACTCAACCCAATTAGAGAACGCTACAAGGTTCCAGATGTTCTGAGTGGACAGCCTGTCTGTGAGCG GTTAAAAGTGGTCGGGAGGGAAAAGGGCTCCCTGACTCTGGGCTGGGGTTCGGGTCAGTACCAGTTCCGGGTCAGCGACAGTCCCTTTCTGCTGGAGGTGTTGTGTGAGGATGAGGTGACCGTCACACTCAACCCAAATGGTCGGCTGTACTTTGAGACACTCCAGAATCCACCCAAgccagg CCTGTCCACAGAGCCAAATGAG CAGGACGGGGACCACATGGGATTGTGGAAGGAGACCTTTAAACAGTTTGTGGACATCAAGGCAAATG GTCCGAGCTCGGTTGGCCTGGACTTCACCCTCCACGGCTTCTCCCATGTGTACGGTCTCCCGGAGCACGCAGACACCTTCCAGCTGAAGGACACCAG AGATGGCGAAGCCTACCGCCTGTACAACCTGGACGTGTTTGGCTATGACATCCACAGCCGGTTGGGTCTGTACGGTTCGGTTCCGCTCCTTCTGGCCCACAAGCCCAAAAGAAGCATCGGGGTTTTCTGGCTCAACGCGTCCGAGACGCTGCTGGACATCCGGACCTCTGGGGACGGTCCCCCGGCCACAGGGGAG GGGGCCAGCCCACCTCCAGTGAAGAAGAGGAGGGTGTCTGCCCACACTGACCTGCACTGGATGTCAGAGAGTGGTGTGATTGACACCTTCATCTTGCTaggcccctccccatcccaggCCTTCTGTCAGTATGCAGAACTAACAG GATACCAGGCCATGCCCCCCTTGTTCTCCCTGGGTTACCACCAGTGCCGCTGGAACTACGTGGACGAAGCCGACGTGGAGGAAGTGGACGCTGGGTTTGACCTCCACTCCATCCCTTATGATGTCATCTGGCTGGACATCGAGCACACGGACGGGAAGCGCTACTTCACCTGGGACCCAAAGCGCTTCCCCGACCCCGTGAGCCTACAGCACCACCtagaggagagaaacagaaaa CTGGTGGTCATCAGCGACCCTCACTTCAAGATGGACGCCCTCTGGCCCCTGTACTGCGAGGCCAGgcagggcggccattttgtgaagGACAGAACGGGAGAGCTGTACCAGGGGTCCTGCTGGCCAG gTGATTCCTGTTATGTGGACTTTAGCAATCCTAAGACCCGGGCATGGTATTCCAGCCTGTTTGCTCTGGATAAGTACAAG GGCTCCACGcaatttctgtttgtgtggaaCGACATGAACGAGCCGTCCGTGTTCAACGGGCCCGAGCAGACCATGCCCAAAGacgcagtgcatgctgggggCTGGGAGCACCGGGAGTTGCACAACCTGTACGGATTCTATCAG CACTTGGCCACAGTGGAGGGTCTGCTGGCTCGGTCTGGGGGCACGGAGAGGCCCTTTGTCCTGTCACGCTCCTTCTTCGCCGGGTCCCAGAGGCTGG gtGCGGTGTGGACGGGCGACAATCTGGCAACCTGGGAGTACCTGAAGATTTCCATCCCCATGCTCCTGTCCCTGAGCATCACGGGCGTGGCCTTCTGTGGAG cGGACGTGGGCGGGTTCTTCCAGGACCCGGAGCCGGAGCTGCTGGTGCGCTGGTACCAGGCGGGGGCGCTGCAGCCCTTCTTCCGCGGCCACTCCGCCATACAGACCAAGCGGCGGGAGCCCTGGCTGTTCGGGGACGCCGTCACCGCGGCGATACGCTCTGCCGTCCAGCAGCGGTACCGCCTGCTGCCCTACTGGTACACGCTGTTCTACCACGCCCACACCACGGCTCGGCCCCCGCTCag GCCGCTGTGGGTGGAGTTCCCCAGGGAGCAGTGCACCTTTGCCGTGGAGCACCAGTACATGATAG GAAGTGCTTTGCTGGCATGTCCAGTGACTGACCCTGGAGCCACAGAGGTCAAGGTTTTACTTCCGGGAACTGGTGAG agcTGGTATGATGTGAGCACTGCTCAGGTCTTCAGAGGTGGCAGGACTGTGAGCTTCCCTGTGACTCTGGACACT GTCCCCCTGTTTCAGCATGGGGGCGCGGTGGTCAGCCGGAGGACGGAGTCTGGATCCTGCACAGCCGACCTGCAGAAGCTCCCCTTCACTCTCACTGTCGCCCTGGA CTTGCAGGGCTGCGCAGAGGGGGACCTGTACCTGGATGACGGATACTCCTTCAACTTCCGGGACAGGAAGCAGTTTGCTCTGCGCCGTTTTTCCCTGGAGCGGGGTCGTCTGCTGAATCG CTGCGCAGACGACAGGGGGAAGTATGATGCAGAGTGCTCTGTGCAGTCCGTCCGCTTCCTGGGGGTGAAGAAGAAGCCGTCTGCAGTGACTGCGCAGATCTCAG GTCTCCTGAAGGATTGCACTGAGGTCCAGTACCAAGCAGCGAGCAACATGCTGACAGTGGGGGGCCTGGATCTGGATGTAGAAAAGGACTGGGAAATTAGGATCCTCTAG
- the ganc gene encoding neutral alpha-glucosidase C isoform X3, producing MAEEALANTVNSVVPGDEGKAKFKKCDQIAFYRRQKQGNVTQYLPLLDTLVITEKGAQLELQDPDAQVKLLLQVCAINDGTVRVTIDELNPIRERYKVPDVLSGQPVCERLKVVGREKGSLTLGWGSGQYQFRVSDSPFLLEVLCEDEVTVTLNPNGRLYFETLQNPPKPGLSTEPNEQDGDHMGLWKETFKQFVDIKANGPSSVGLDFTLHGFSHVYGLPEHADTFQLKDTRDGEAYRLYNLDVFGYDIHSRLGLYGSVPLLLAHKPKRSIGVFWLNASETLLDIRTSGDGPPATGEGASPPPVKKRRVSAHTDLHWMSESGVIDTFILLGPSPSQAFCQYAELTGYQAMPPLFSLGYHQCRWNYVDEADVEEVDAGFDLHSIPYDVIWLDIEHTDGKRYFTWDPKRFPDPVSLQHHLEERNRKLVVISDPHFKMDALWPLYCEARQGGHFVKDRTGELYQGSCWPGDSCYVDFSNPKTRAWYSSLFALDKYKGSTQFLFVWNDMNEPSVFNGPEQTMPKDAVHAGGWEHRELHNLYGFYQHLATVEGLLARSGGTERPFVLSRSFFAGSQRLGAVWTGDNLATWEYLKISIPMLLSLSITGVAFCGADVGGFFQDPEPELLVRWYQAGALQPFFRGHSAIQTKRREPWLFGDAVTAAIRSAVQQRYRLLPYWYTLFYHAHTTARPPLRPLWVEFPREQCTFAVEHQYMIGSALLACPVTDPGATEVKVLLPGTGESWYDVSTAQVFRGGRTVSFPVTLDTVPLFQHGGAVVSRRTESGSCTADLQKLPFTLTVALDLQGCAEGDLYLDDGYSFNFRDRKQFALRRFSLERGRLLNRCADDRGKYDAECSVQSVRFLGVKKKPSAVTAQISGLLKDCTEVQYQAASNMLTVGGLDLDVEKDWEIRIL from the exons ATGGCAGAGGAGGCACTTGCGAATACTGTTAACAG CGTGGTCCCAGGTGATGAAGGGAAAGCGAAGTTTAAGAAATGTGACCAGATTGCGTTTTACAG GCGGCAGAAGCAGGGAAATGTGACACAGTATCTTCCCCTGCTGGACACTTTGGtgataacagagaaaggggcgCAGCTCGAGCTTCAAGACCCAGACGCCCAG GTGAAACTGCTTCTCCAGGTGTGTGCCATCAATGATGGAACAGTTAGGGTTACTATTGATGAACTCAACCCAATTAGAGAACGCTACAAGGTTCCAGATGTTCTGAGTGGACAGCCTGTCTGTGAGCG GTTAAAAGTGGTCGGGAGGGAAAAGGGCTCCCTGACTCTGGGCTGGGGTTCGGGTCAGTACCAGTTCCGGGTCAGCGACAGTCCCTTTCTGCTGGAGGTGTTGTGTGAGGATGAGGTGACCGTCACACTCAACCCAAATGGTCGGCTGTACTTTGAGACACTCCAGAATCCACCCAAgccagg CCTGTCCACAGAGCCAAATGAG CAGGACGGGGACCACATGGGATTGTGGAAGGAGACCTTTAAACAGTTTGTGGACATCAAGGCAAATG GTCCGAGCTCGGTTGGCCTGGACTTCACCCTCCACGGCTTCTCCCATGTGTACGGTCTCCCGGAGCACGCAGACACCTTCCAGCTGAAGGACACCAG AGATGGCGAAGCCTACCGCCTGTACAACCTGGACGTGTTTGGCTATGACATCCACAGCCGGTTGGGTCTGTACGGTTCGGTTCCGCTCCTTCTGGCCCACAAGCCCAAAAGAAGCATCGGGGTTTTCTGGCTCAACGCGTCCGAGACGCTGCTGGACATCCGGACCTCTGGGGACGGTCCCCCGGCCACAGGGGAG GGGGCCAGCCCACCTCCAGTGAAGAAGAGGAGGGTGTCTGCCCACACTGACCTGCACTGGATGTCAGAGAGTGGTGTGATTGACACCTTCATCTTGCTaggcccctccccatcccaggCCTTCTGTCAGTATGCAGAACTAACAG GATACCAGGCCATGCCCCCCTTGTTCTCCCTGGGTTACCACCAGTGCCGCTGGAACTACGTGGACGAAGCCGACGTGGAGGAAGTGGACGCTGGGTTTGACCTCCACTCCATCCCTTATGATGTCATCTGGCTGGACATCGAGCACACGGACGGGAAGCGCTACTTCACCTGGGACCCAAAGCGCTTCCCCGACCCCGTGAGCCTACAGCACCACCtagaggagagaaacagaaaa CTGGTGGTCATCAGCGACCCTCACTTCAAGATGGACGCCCTCTGGCCCCTGTACTGCGAGGCCAGgcagggcggccattttgtgaagGACAGAACGGGAGAGCTGTACCAGGGGTCCTGCTGGCCAG gTGATTCCTGTTATGTGGACTTTAGCAATCCTAAGACCCGGGCATGGTATTCCAGCCTGTTTGCTCTGGATAAGTACAAG GGCTCCACGcaatttctgtttgtgtggaaCGACATGAACGAGCCGTCCGTGTTCAACGGGCCCGAGCAGACCATGCCCAAAGacgcagtgcatgctgggggCTGGGAGCACCGGGAGTTGCACAACCTGTACGGATTCTATCAG CACTTGGCCACAGTGGAGGGTCTGCTGGCTCGGTCTGGGGGCACGGAGAGGCCCTTTGTCCTGTCACGCTCCTTCTTCGCCGGGTCCCAGAGGCTGG gtGCGGTGTGGACGGGCGACAATCTGGCAACCTGGGAGTACCTGAAGATTTCCATCCCCATGCTCCTGTCCCTGAGCATCACGGGCGTGGCCTTCTGTGGAG cGGACGTGGGCGGGTTCTTCCAGGACCCGGAGCCGGAGCTGCTGGTGCGCTGGTACCAGGCGGGGGCGCTGCAGCCCTTCTTCCGCGGCCACTCCGCCATACAGACCAAGCGGCGGGAGCCCTGGCTGTTCGGGGACGCCGTCACCGCGGCGATACGCTCTGCCGTCCAGCAGCGGTACCGCCTGCTGCCCTACTGGTACACGCTGTTCTACCACGCCCACACCACGGCTCGGCCCCCGCTCag GCCGCTGTGGGTGGAGTTCCCCAGGGAGCAGTGCACCTTTGCCGTGGAGCACCAGTACATGATAG GAAGTGCTTTGCTGGCATGTCCAGTGACTGACCCTGGAGCCACAGAGGTCAAGGTTTTACTTCCGGGAACTGGTGAG agcTGGTATGATGTGAGCACTGCTCAGGTCTTCAGAGGTGGCAGGACTGTGAGCTTCCCTGTGACTCTGGACACT GTCCCCCTGTTTCAGCATGGGGGCGCGGTGGTCAGCCGGAGGACGGAGTCTGGATCCTGCACAGCCGACCTGCAGAAGCTCCCCTTCACTCTCACTGTCGCCCTGGA CTTGCAGGGCTGCGCAGAGGGGGACCTGTACCTGGATGACGGATACTCCTTCAACTTCCGGGACAGGAAGCAGTTTGCTCTGCGCCGTTTTTCCCTGGAGCGGGGTCGTCTGCTGAATCG CTGCGCAGACGACAGGGGGAAGTATGATGCAGAGTGCTCTGTGCAGTCCGTCCGCTTCCTGGGGGTGAAGAAGAAGCCGTCTGCAGTGACTGCGCAGATCTCAG GTCTCCTGAAGGATTGCACTGAGGTCCAGTACCAAGCAGCGAGCAACATGCTGACAGTGGGGGGCCTGGATCTGGATGTAGAAAAGGACTGGGAAATTAGGATCCTCTAG